One genomic window of Stieleria sp. JC731 includes the following:
- a CDS encoding DUF6677 family protein yields the protein MPNSPNVIQVDNQKIDLKNRKLAAFLAWLMPGAGHYYQGRHTKGSLYLVCILTTWIVGFALGGGHVVYASWQPGDKRWHYFLQAGVGAAALPALVQGNRMRKATDRGATKGNYEPLWGGFMAPPHRPVVEDRPDEVSAWYAQYGAGYEMGTWYTMIAGLLNILVIYDAYSGPLSVPISGRKKKGDEDSDPNSSDSDIEAATKSEATA from the coding sequence ATGCCCAACAGCCCCAACGTGATTCAGGTCGACAATCAGAAGATCGACTTGAAGAATCGAAAACTCGCCGCCTTCCTCGCGTGGTTGATGCCGGGGGCCGGGCATTATTACCAAGGGCGACATACCAAAGGCAGTTTGTATCTCGTTTGCATTTTGACCACTTGGATCGTTGGCTTTGCACTAGGCGGTGGACATGTGGTCTACGCCTCGTGGCAGCCAGGCGACAAGCGTTGGCACTATTTTTTGCAAGCCGGAGTTGGTGCGGCAGCCTTGCCGGCATTGGTTCAGGGCAATCGCATGCGGAAAGCCACCGATCGCGGTGCAACGAAAGGCAATTATGAACCATTGTGGGGTGGCTTCATGGCACCACCACATCGCCCTGTCGTCGAAGATCGACCTGACGAAGTCTCGGCGTGGTATGCCCAGTACGGCGCTGGCTATGAGATGGGAACTTGGTACACGATGATTGCCGGTTTGCTAAACATTCTTGTGATCTATGACGCCTATTCGGGACCTTTGTCGGTACCGATTAGTGGTCGTAAAAAGAAAGGCGACGAGGACAGCGATCCGAATTCCAGCGATAGCGACATCGAGGCAGCGACCAAATCGGAGGCTACCGCATGA
- a CDS encoding ABC transporter permease, whose translation MRDLIGYLLKRLSWMLLTLWAVYTVSFVLMRSVPGNPFSGERSVPPAIERQLKARYNLDAPPLQQYWDYLVGVVTRFDLGWSTRLEDYSVNQVIAEGFPVSVTLAIFALVFAIIFGITAGVISAVYRRSAADVALMAAAVFGIAVPNFVIASLAILLFVFMIQLFPAGGWGTLSQVALPAFCLGLPVAAYIARLTRTGMLEMLTRDHVRTAFAKGLPKRTVIIRHVLPGALLPVVSYLGPAVARVLTGSLVLEKIFALPGMGSHFINAATQRDYTLAMGMVLTYTVLLFAMNTLVDLAYAIIDPRVKLQ comes from the coding sequence ATGAGAGATTTGATCGGATACCTACTGAAGCGTCTGTCATGGATGCTGCTGACGCTTTGGGCCGTTTATACGGTGTCCTTTGTGTTGATGCGGAGCGTTCCTGGAAACCCATTTAGCGGCGAGCGGAGTGTTCCACCAGCGATCGAACGACAGCTCAAAGCCCGGTACAACCTCGATGCACCGCCGCTGCAACAGTACTGGGATTATCTGGTCGGAGTCGTGACGCGTTTTGATCTTGGCTGGAGCACTCGACTGGAGGACTACAGCGTTAACCAAGTGATCGCGGAAGGCTTTCCCGTTTCAGTCACATTGGCAATCTTCGCATTGGTATTTGCGATCATCTTTGGCATTACCGCCGGAGTGATCTCGGCGGTCTATCGTCGCTCTGCCGCCGATGTCGCATTAATGGCGGCGGCCGTGTTCGGAATCGCCGTTCCGAACTTTGTCATCGCCAGTTTGGCAATCCTATTGTTCGTGTTCATGATCCAACTGTTTCCGGCAGGTGGATGGGGAACGCTCAGCCAAGTCGCCTTGCCTGCGTTCTGCTTAGGTCTGCCAGTCGCAGCATACATCGCGCGTCTAACACGAACCGGCATGCTCGAAATGCTAACTCGCGATCATGTACGGACAGCCTTTGCCAAAGGCCTTCCCAAGCGAACGGTGATCATTCGGCACGTCTTGCCAGGGGCATTGCTGCCCGTCGTTTCATACCTCGGCCCGGCGGTCGCGCGAGTGCTAACCGGTTCGCTGGTGCTAGAAAAGATCTTTGCGTTGCCTGGCATGGGCAGTCACTTTATCAACGCCGCAACGCAGCGTGATTACACATTGGCGATGGGTATGGTGCTGACTTACACCGTGCTGTTGTTTGCGATGAATACCTTGGTCGACTTGGCATATGCGATCATCGATCCGAGGGTGAAACTTCAATGA
- a CDS encoding ABC transporter ATP-binding protein encodes MSKASQPLLDVRNLQVSFKTDESQVRAVRGVSFEVFPGETVGLVGESGSGKSVTNLSLMGLVPKPPGRIDGGEVWYDGKDLLKASVRQMQAIRGRRIAMIFQDPMTALNPLMTVGQQLTEMTRLHLGYTQKEANRQAAEMLELVGISGASRRLRDYPHQFSGGMRQRVMIAMALSCEPDLLIADEPTTALDVTIQAQILDLLRDLQQRRGTSIIMITHDLGVVAEICHRVLVMYGGRVVEKADVESLFASPKHPYTQGLLRSLPRLDHDSKHLEAIPGQPPDLGNLPPGCSFRPRCPDAIDRCGESEPALTMIGQERQAACFVAQEAANV; translated from the coding sequence ATGAGCAAAGCTTCCCAACCGTTGCTTGACGTGCGAAATCTGCAGGTCAGTTTCAAAACCGATGAATCGCAAGTTCGCGCCGTCCGTGGCGTATCGTTCGAAGTCTTTCCCGGTGAAACGGTCGGACTGGTCGGCGAAAGCGGCAGCGGCAAAAGCGTTACCAACCTCTCGCTGATGGGACTGGTCCCCAAACCACCGGGACGGATCGATGGTGGCGAAGTCTGGTATGACGGAAAGGACTTGTTAAAAGCAAGCGTCAGACAGATGCAAGCGATCCGCGGTCGCCGCATCGCGATGATTTTCCAAGACCCAATGACGGCACTTAACCCGTTGATGACCGTCGGCCAACAATTAACAGAGATGACGCGACTGCATCTCGGTTACACACAAAAGGAAGCGAATCGCCAAGCCGCCGAAATGCTGGAATTGGTTGGCATCAGTGGAGCATCGCGTCGGCTGCGCGATTATCCGCATCAATTCAGCGGAGGCATGCGTCAACGCGTGATGATCGCGATGGCTTTATCATGCGAGCCTGACTTGTTGATCGCCGACGAACCGACAACCGCACTGGACGTCACCATCCAAGCTCAGATCTTAGACCTGCTGCGGGATCTACAACAGCGGCGCGGCACCAGCATCATCATGATCACTCACGATCTAGGTGTCGTCGCCGAAATCTGTCACCGTGTCTTGGTGATGTATGGCGGCCGAGTTGTAGAAAAAGCCGACGTGGAATCGTTGTTCGCTTCGCCAAAACATCCCTACACCCAAGGCCTGCTACGATCGCTGCCGAGACTGGATCACGATTCGAAACACCTTGAAGCCATTCCGGGACAGCCGCCGGATCTTGGAAACCTGCCACCGGGTTGCTCCTTCCGCCCACGTTGCCCCGACGCGATCGATCGCTGTGGTGAATCAGAACCGGCGTTAACCATGATCGGGCAAGAGCGACAAGCGGCTTGTTTCGTCGCGCAGGAGGCTGCGAATGTCTGA
- a CDS encoding adenylate/guanylate cyclase domain-containing protein — translation MAELIAQGPQAYHRWRREIPEPAMVSEVVIGRAGADWNVPWDSMISRAHVRLVPQPEQRVEVFVVPSARNPVFHQGRHALRFVLVPGDHFAIGNTTFTLAAGRPPANRQGQDDYEVTENVFDHVALRRKHFRNVGARIDVLTRLPDLIASSESDQELLVRVTSVLLQSTPSAESVAILLAKDVEKDHGDSIEVLHYDNRSATLGNSPISRRLVERAITARESILNVWEGSDAPGSAIFTAREDVDWAFCVPLRSEACRGWVIYVTGQIHGDHPSDSSTPEAVSEQLQDDVKFAEIVGTTVASLRQSHLLQRRQAAMGRFFAPIVMRAIAAGDSTKVLRPREADLAVMFCDLRGFSRRSEQGADQLLKLLSDVSDALGVMTKHILGFDGVIGDFHGDAAMGFWGWPLAQSDAAVKASQAAIAIREEFKNSAHGFHCGIGLALGPAVAGQIGTTDQVKVTAFGPVVNLASRLESMTKRFGAEIIIDQPMRESLHAQASSARLRRLAKVRPAGMTTPVEITELISLDDSSESSVDSELVRQYETALQKFQEQELDEALRLLRMMPTTDGPTQFLIQQIVDGSHRADVIDLPK, via the coding sequence ATGGCTGAACTGATCGCCCAAGGCCCGCAAGCGTATCACCGTTGGCGTCGCGAAATTCCCGAACCGGCAATGGTGTCTGAAGTCGTCATCGGTCGCGCGGGTGCGGATTGGAATGTACCTTGGGATTCGATGATCTCCCGCGCTCACGTTCGCTTGGTTCCACAGCCGGAACAAAGGGTCGAAGTCTTTGTCGTCCCGTCGGCACGCAATCCGGTTTTCCATCAGGGGCGGCATGCGTTGCGGTTCGTGCTCGTCCCCGGTGATCACTTCGCCATCGGCAACACGACCTTCACGTTGGCCGCCGGTCGTCCGCCTGCGAACCGCCAAGGCCAAGACGACTACGAAGTCACCGAAAACGTTTTCGACCACGTCGCCTTACGACGCAAGCACTTTCGTAACGTCGGTGCCCGGATCGATGTGTTGACACGTCTGCCGGATTTGATCGCCAGCAGCGAAAGCGACCAAGAATTGCTGGTCCGCGTCACAAGTGTTCTGCTGCAATCGACACCTTCGGCCGAGTCTGTCGCGATCCTTTTGGCCAAAGACGTCGAAAAAGACCACGGGGATTCCATCGAAGTACTGCACTACGACAACCGTAGTGCGACGCTTGGAAATTCACCGATCAGCCGACGACTTGTCGAACGTGCCATTACAGCACGCGAAAGCATCCTAAACGTTTGGGAAGGTAGCGATGCGCCGGGTTCAGCGATCTTCACCGCTCGCGAAGATGTCGACTGGGCATTCTGTGTGCCCCTGCGAAGCGAAGCTTGCCGTGGCTGGGTCATCTATGTGACCGGTCAAATTCACGGCGACCATCCATCCGATTCCAGCACCCCCGAAGCGGTTAGCGAGCAATTGCAGGACGATGTGAAGTTCGCTGAGATTGTTGGCACCACGGTTGCCAGTCTTCGACAAAGTCATTTGCTGCAGCGACGCCAAGCGGCGATGGGAAGATTCTTTGCTCCGATCGTAATGCGAGCGATCGCTGCGGGTGATTCCACAAAGGTGCTGCGTCCACGCGAAGCCGACCTGGCCGTTATGTTCTGCGACCTGCGCGGGTTTTCGCGGCGAAGCGAGCAAGGGGCCGATCAGCTTCTAAAATTGCTCTCGGACGTCAGTGATGCGCTCGGTGTGATGACGAAACATATCCTGGGATTCGATGGGGTCATTGGTGACTTTCACGGCGACGCGGCAATGGGATTCTGGGGATGGCCGCTAGCCCAGTCCGATGCGGCCGTCAAAGCGTCACAGGCCGCGATCGCCATTCGCGAAGAGTTCAAGAACTCTGCACATGGATTTCACTGCGGCATCGGCTTGGCACTCGGTCCCGCGGTCGCCGGACAGATCGGAACGACCGACCAAGTCAAAGTCACTGCCTTTGGACCGGTTGTCAATCTTGCCAGTCGTTTGGAATCGATGACCAAACGTTTCGGCGCCGAAATCATAATCGATCAACCGATGCGTGAATCACTGCACGCGCAGGCAAGCTCCGCGCGGCTTCGAAGACTTGCCAAAGTCCGTCCTGCCGGCATGACCACACCGGTCGAGATCACTGAACTGATCAGCCTTGATGATTCGAGCGAAAGCTCCGTCGACTCGGAACTCGTTCGCCAATACGAGACCGCACTTCAAAAGTTTCAAGAACAGGAACTCGATGAAGCACTTCGGTTGTTGCGCATGATGCCAACAACCGATGGGCCAACTCAATTCCTGATTCAGCAGATCGTCGACGGGAGCCACCGAGCCGATGTCATCGATCTACCCAAGTAA
- a CDS encoding peptide ABC transporter substrate-binding protein, with protein MAPEVRRGFVIFAALVAVIAVIWAARLDSVPPADFSLQNGTDPKTIDPHRATGQPESRIIYEIFEGLARMLPEGPPDPDNGLQPLSPQPAMAESWDVSEDGKTYTFHLRDGLRWSDGTPLTAHDFAWSWQRMLHPATACEYGYLINQVHLADVYHRAIVAIGDRVEVELWDRPGETSTGDAAIKHFPRGTMKYGTLREIIKPPEPKLPEDASEEQRENAELDWQESWVYEVDIVPLGENGRPDWEHAPTRERFAISLAAINEDTSITRTHGVMVDFKHEGGAQAIDDQTFVVQLDYSVPYFLYLAAYYPLYPVKQECVEAFGAQMWTKAENIVSNGPFRLKFRRLRDRVRVEKNPEYWNVDRVGMNTIDFVSLESQNTALNMYETGQLQWINDLPTSVLEELRKRDDFHSAPKLSIYFYKLNHAVAPLDDIRVRQALSMAINRRQIVEEVTKAGQIPAFSVVPPGLAGYKGVKGLQEDVDKAKELLAEAGFPGGRGFPKLTLMYNTSETHRPIAEVIQQQLQNNLNIKIELQNMEWGSFTETVQMENYQMARYGWVGDYPDPNTFLDLWVTDNPQSNTNWSNKEYDRLIAESGEEQDQTKRLELLRQAEEILATELPVIPIYFYTSAEMCKPNVLNFAPTAQDLHPLSILRYADESDTSSKDTAPKAQPGMRTPTQ; from the coding sequence GTGGCTCCGGAAGTTCGCCGAGGATTCGTCATTTTTGCAGCCTTGGTTGCTGTCATTGCCGTCATCTGGGCGGCTCGCTTGGACAGCGTCCCTCCGGCAGATTTCTCACTTCAAAACGGCACCGACCCGAAGACCATCGATCCGCACCGCGCGACCGGTCAACCGGAAAGCCGGATCATCTACGAGATCTTTGAAGGCCTGGCCCGGATGTTACCCGAAGGGCCTCCGGATCCAGACAACGGATTGCAGCCGCTTTCACCCCAACCCGCGATGGCGGAATCATGGGACGTCAGCGAAGACGGCAAGACGTACACTTTCCACCTTCGCGACGGCCTGCGATGGTCCGACGGCACACCGCTGACAGCCCACGATTTTGCTTGGTCATGGCAGCGAATGCTGCACCCCGCGACCGCTTGCGAATACGGGTACCTGATCAATCAAGTCCACCTTGCCGATGTCTATCACCGCGCGATCGTCGCGATCGGCGACCGAGTCGAAGTTGAGCTGTGGGATCGGCCGGGTGAAACATCCACAGGTGACGCCGCGATCAAACACTTTCCGCGTGGCACGATGAAGTACGGCACGCTTCGCGAAATCATCAAGCCACCGGAACCGAAGCTCCCTGAAGACGCCAGCGAAGAACAACGTGAAAATGCCGAACTCGATTGGCAAGAAAGCTGGGTTTACGAAGTCGACATCGTCCCGCTGGGAGAAAACGGACGACCTGATTGGGAACACGCCCCGACTCGAGAACGCTTTGCCATTTCCTTAGCCGCGATCAATGAAGACACCAGCATCACGCGCACGCACGGTGTGATGGTTGACTTCAAACACGAAGGCGGCGCCCAAGCGATCGACGACCAAACCTTCGTCGTCCAGCTCGATTACTCGGTGCCATACTTTCTGTACCTCGCGGCCTACTATCCGCTCTACCCGGTCAAACAAGAATGCGTTGAAGCGTTCGGCGCGCAGATGTGGACCAAGGCAGAGAACATCGTTTCCAACGGACCGTTCCGGCTGAAGTTCCGGCGTCTGCGTGACCGCGTCCGTGTCGAAAAAAATCCCGAGTACTGGAACGTTGATCGCGTGGGAATGAACACGATCGACTTCGTTTCACTCGAGAGCCAGAACACGGCGCTGAACATGTACGAAACCGGGCAACTGCAATGGATTAACGATCTGCCCACATCGGTGCTTGAAGAGCTGCGTAAACGTGATGACTTTCATAGTGCGCCAAAGCTTTCGATCTACTTTTACAAACTTAATCACGCCGTTGCGCCACTCGATGATATCCGTGTTCGGCAAGCGTTAAGCATGGCGATCAATCGGCGACAAATCGTCGAAGAGGTCACCAAGGCAGGGCAGATACCGGCCTTCAGTGTCGTTCCGCCCGGATTGGCCGGATACAAAGGTGTCAAAGGCCTTCAGGAAGATGTCGACAAAGCGAAGGAGCTACTTGCCGAAGCTGGCTTTCCCGGCGGCCGAGGCTTCCCCAAGCTGACGCTGATGTACAACACCAGCGAAACCCACCGGCCGATCGCCGAGGTGATCCAGCAACAACTGCAAAACAATCTGAACATCAAAATCGAGCTGCAAAACATGGAATGGGGCAGCTTCACCGAAACCGTTCAGATGGAAAACTACCAAATGGCTCGGTACGGCTGGGTCGGTGACTATCCCGATCCCAACACGTTCCTGGATTTGTGGGTAACGGACAATCCACAAAGCAATACGAACTGGTCGAACAAAGAATACGATCGCCTGATTGCCGAATCGGGCGAAGAACAGGATCAAACCAAACGGCTGGAACTGCTTCGCCAAGCCGAAGAGATCCTGGCGACAGAGTTGCCGGTGATTCCGATCTATTTCTACACCTCGGCAGAGATGTGCAAACCGAACGTGCTGAACTTTGCACCGACCGCGCAAGACCTGCACCCGCTGTCGATCCTTCGCTACGCCGACGAATCCGACACTTCTTCGAAAGACACTGCTCCGAAAGCACAGCCAGGAATGAGAACGCCGACGCAATGA
- a CDS encoding ABC transporter permease, with amino-acid sequence MNSSIKPGGNSTEEALERLLAESREIRGVSLWQDAFNRLRRNRTAMISLWCLLLLATAAFLTPLLPLQSPIDKDLNNRRFLPPNLHTVVLGGRPGLKFKDNKLTSELAAFEASLAETQKQLAEATDLKTQQKLAKEIESRISVEHPFNQMWNNLGGVAWWMCQVRVSVFGDYAIPSLFGTDKLGRDLLARVFWGARVSLIVGIVATLVSLIIGVSYGAIAGYFGGRVDAAMMRFVDMLYSIPFIFVVIFLVTFLGEESVKQKLASYGVDQITIFYIVIGAIYWLTMSRVVRGQILSLRHEQFVEAAKTVGASSWRIVFRHLVPNVLGVVIVYLTLTIPSVMLFEAFLSFLGLGVSPPDVSWGLLLNDGVEALSIVKVFWWVVVFPGGALAATLFALNFLGDGIRDALDPRMKNRD; translated from the coding sequence ATGAACAGTTCCATCAAACCTGGTGGCAATTCCACCGAAGAAGCCCTCGAACGGTTGCTTGCCGAGTCTCGTGAAATACGCGGCGTCTCGCTTTGGCAGGATGCATTCAATCGGTTGCGCCGCAATCGCACCGCGATGATTTCGCTTTGGTGTTTGCTGCTATTGGCCACAGCCGCTTTCCTGACGCCCCTGCTGCCTTTGCAAAGCCCAATCGACAAGGACTTGAACAATCGAAGGTTCCTACCACCGAACCTGCACACCGTTGTTCTGGGCGGACGACCAGGTCTGAAATTCAAAGACAATAAACTGACCAGCGAACTGGCGGCATTCGAAGCGTCACTTGCAGAAACGCAAAAGCAGCTTGCCGAAGCAACGGATTTAAAAACCCAACAAAAGCTTGCCAAAGAAATCGAATCACGGATCTCGGTCGAACATCCCTTCAACCAGATGTGGAACAACCTCGGTGGCGTCGCTTGGTGGATGTGCCAAGTGCGTGTTTCCGTTTTTGGCGACTACGCGATCCCAAGCCTATTCGGAACCGACAAACTGGGACGTGATTTGCTCGCCCGAGTGTTCTGGGGTGCGCGTGTATCGTTGATCGTTGGCATCGTCGCCACGTTGGTAAGCTTGATCATCGGCGTCAGCTACGGCGCGATCGCTGGTTACTTCGGTGGCCGCGTCGATGCGGCAATGATGCGGTTTGTCGACATGCTTTATTCGATCCCGTTCATCTTCGTCGTGATCTTTTTAGTGACGTTTCTTGGTGAAGAAAGCGTCAAGCAGAAGCTCGCGTCCTATGGCGTCGATCAAATCACCATTTTCTATATCGTGATCGGTGCGATTTATTGGCTGACGATGTCGCGAGTCGTTCGCGGCCAAATCCTTTCACTGCGTCACGAACAGTTTGTCGAGGCGGCAAAGACCGTTGGGGCTTCGTCATGGCGAATCGTATTCCGCCACTTGGTGCCCAATGTACTAGGCGTCGTGATTGTCTATCTGACGCTCACGATCCCAAGCGTGATGTTGTTTGAAGCGTTCTTATCCTTCCTTGGGCTCGGCGTTTCACCACCCGATGTTTCCTGGGGTTTGCTGCTGAACGATGGCGTCGAAGCCCTCTCGATCGTGAAAGTGTTTTGGTGGGTTGTCGTTTTTCCTGGTGGTGCCTTAGCGGCAACTCTGTTCGCACTGAACTTCTTGGGTGACGGCATTCGTGACGCGCTCGATCCACGAATGAAGAACCGAGATTAA
- a CDS encoding alkaline phosphatase D family protein, translating into MRFVLWLFLPALFQGIVADRLFAQSPAKHHSIVPSADASVTISDARDPIRLTHGPMLGQASATSVRVWARTSDPGGFEVHYGMSPESLDQVSQTATTSIGHDNTGTVDLKGLLPDTRYHYQVWVNGRPHGLPASFRTLPSADVTRNAEYNPEGLFNFQFQIGSCANQNPLHGNGHRATVYEHLNEDWADRVHFHIMNGDWLYEEQRQYPPEAWRLVQGASRLPEVVDIAPTIVGVWENYKLYLDRGEALAKWHRHVPSCFTFDDHELVNDIWGSAEIGKRHRRTVFRDIGTQAWFDYLGWANPMQFDHPVHFGKATMRRDSDLLYDQQADFTKMPIDEMGNLHVHWGTPQAGVNDMQYDDDAGHKNSYVYDIVEVIDAHTLRLHMPAKIDDSNVSYSIGRRSYGKQRIGNCEFYYLDTRGDRQMHDVTQRDKPGVSMLGKPQREWLLRSMRESDADFHFVISTVPFMIPHSGAGGFEADAQNKEEAWTGFFDEREYLIAEWEKLGKRVFVMTGDLHNSFAIKVTDNVWEFCCGPHNSVNHVPANDESDRPATGKFKFGPRECDIRWSSYILPDLPRLERLYPYFCVVKINNVFNMPQKLGGTRWVAYPHPQVIFQYYDGRTGELAYAEAISTARQ; encoded by the coding sequence CGCTAAACATCACTCGATTGTGCCTTCCGCTGATGCGTCCGTGACGATCTCTGACGCACGAGATCCGATTCGACTGACGCATGGCCCGATGCTTGGGCAAGCGTCCGCAACCTCTGTTCGTGTTTGGGCCAGGACATCAGATCCGGGCGGCTTCGAAGTACACTACGGCATGTCACCGGAATCGCTTGATCAAGTTAGCCAAACGGCAACAACCTCGATCGGGCATGACAATACGGGCACCGTCGATCTGAAAGGCCTCCTACCCGACACTCGGTATCACTATCAAGTTTGGGTCAACGGTCGGCCTCATGGGTTGCCAGCAAGCTTTCGCACTTTGCCGTCAGCGGATGTGACTCGTAATGCGGAGTACAACCCCGAAGGTTTGTTTAACTTTCAATTTCAAATCGGTTCTTGCGCGAATCAAAACCCGCTGCACGGCAATGGCCATCGCGCAACCGTCTATGAACATCTCAATGAAGATTGGGCCGACCGAGTTCACTTTCACATCATGAACGGTGACTGGTTGTATGAGGAACAACGGCAGTATCCGCCGGAAGCTTGGCGGCTTGTCCAAGGGGCGAGCCGATTGCCAGAGGTCGTCGATATCGCGCCGACGATTGTTGGCGTTTGGGAAAACTACAAGCTTTACCTTGATCGTGGCGAAGCACTCGCGAAATGGCATCGGCATGTGCCCAGTTGCTTTACGTTTGATGACCACGAACTGGTAAATGATATCTGGGGTTCGGCAGAAATCGGAAAACGGCATCGCCGCACCGTGTTTCGTGATATCGGCACGCAGGCATGGTTTGACTACCTGGGATGGGCTAACCCGATGCAGTTTGACCACCCAGTGCATTTCGGGAAAGCGACCATGCGTCGTGATAGTGATCTTCTTTATGACCAGCAGGCAGACTTTACAAAGATGCCGATCGACGAGATGGGTAATCTGCATGTTCATTGGGGAACGCCTCAAGCCGGCGTCAATGACATGCAATACGATGATGATGCCGGGCATAAGAATTCGTATGTCTACGATATCGTCGAAGTCATCGATGCGCATACGTTGCGATTGCATATGCCTGCGAAGATTGACGACAGCAACGTTAGCTATTCGATCGGCCGACGCAGTTACGGAAAACAACGCATTGGCAACTGCGAATTCTATTATCTGGACACCCGTGGTGATCGTCAGATGCACGACGTCACACAGCGCGATAAGCCTGGTGTATCGATGCTAGGAAAGCCACAACGCGAATGGCTGCTACGGAGCATGCGTGAAAGCGATGCAGATTTTCACTTCGTCATTTCGACGGTGCCCTTCATGATTCCACACAGCGGTGCCGGTGGTTTCGAAGCTGATGCACAGAACAAAGAAGAGGCTTGGACAGGATTCTTTGATGAACGCGAGTATCTAATCGCTGAGTGGGAGAAGCTTGGTAAACGCGTTTTCGTGATGACCGGCGATCTACACAATAGCTTCGCGATCAAAGTGACTGACAACGTTTGGGAATTTTGCTGCGGTCCGCACAACAGTGTTAATCATGTTCCTGCCAATGACGAAAGTGATCGTCCCGCGACGGGGAAATTTAAATTCGGTCCGCGTGAATGTGATATCCGCTGGAGCAGCTATATCTTGCCCGATCTTCCGCGATTGGAACGGCTGTATCCGTACTTTTGTGTCGTGAAGATCAACAATGTCTTCAACATGCCGCAAAAGCTGGGCGGCACCCGTTGGGTCGCTTATCCGCATCCGCAAGTCATCTTTCAGTACTACGACGGGCGGACGGGCGAGTTGGCGTATGCCGAAGCGATCTCGACGGCGCGTCAGTGA
- a CDS encoding ABC transporter ATP-binding protein, which produces MSDSKNNPSTATLLSVENLKVHFPFSRGSFLNPEHGFIRAVDGISFDIAEGETLALVGESGCGKSTTARAITGLVPVTDGKVQLNGKNVVGLSGQPLLRYRREVQMVFQDPFASLNPRMTVGSIIGEPLAVHGLASGKDRKLEVLRLMELVGLNPRFLNRYPHEFSGGQRQRIGIARALAVNPKVILCDEPVSALDVSIQAQIINLLMDLQQQLGLSYLFIAHDLSVVRHISTRVGVMYLGRIVELGTAESVYTHPTHPYTEALLSAVPVPDPKAAVSRNRIRLEGEVPTPDQEYVGCSFANRCPIAVEHCGKERPKHVQSPLASESHTVACWERTSTPDTL; this is translated from the coding sequence ATGTCTGATTCAAAAAACAACCCGTCAACGGCCACGCTGCTTTCGGTTGAAAACCTGAAAGTCCACTTTCCGTTCAGCCGCGGTTCGTTTTTGAATCCCGAACACGGCTTCATCCGCGCTGTCGATGGCATTTCGTTTGATATCGCTGAGGGTGAGACTCTCGCTTTGGTCGGCGAATCGGGCTGTGGAAAATCCACAACCGCTCGGGCGATCACCGGGCTGGTGCCGGTCACCGACGGCAAAGTCCAACTGAATGGCAAAAACGTCGTCGGCCTATCCGGTCAACCGTTGCTGCGTTATCGACGCGAAGTCCAAATGGTTTTCCAAGACCCGTTCGCGTCCTTGAATCCTCGAATGACCGTTGGCAGCATCATTGGCGAACCGCTGGCGGTGCATGGCTTGGCATCCGGCAAAGACCGTAAACTGGAAGTACTGCGGTTGATGGAATTGGTCGGCTTGAACCCAAGATTTCTGAATCGCTACCCACACGAATTCAGCGGCGGACAACGTCAACGGATCGGCATCGCACGTGCCCTAGCGGTCAATCCGAAAGTCATCCTTTGCGACGAACCGGTCAGCGCGCTCGACGTCTCCATCCAGGCTCAAATCATCAACCTGCTGATGGATTTGCAGCAACAGCTAGGACTGTCCTATCTATTCATCGCCCACGACCTAAGCGTGGTCCGACATATTTCGACCCGAGTCGGTGTGATGTACTTGGGACGCATCGTCGAACTCGGTACAGCGGAGTCGGTGTATACGCATCCGACGCATCCCTACACCGAAGCGTTGTTGTCTGCCGTTCCGGTCCCGGATCCCAAGGCCGCAGTCAGTCGAAATCGCATACGGCTTGAAGGCGAAGTTCCAACGCCGGATCAAGAATACGTGGGCTGCTCATTTGCCAATCGCTGTCCGATTGCGGTTGAGCACTGCGGAAAAGAACGACCGAAGCATGTGCAATCGCCGTTGGCCTCGGAGTCTCATACGGTGGCCTGCTGGGAACGCACCTCAACACCCGATACGCTGTAA